In one window of Frigoriglobus tundricola DNA:
- a CDS encoding alpha/beta hydrolase family protein — protein MRTSCKLICVLSACSAVSAVKSAEPLPNTKGLTEEGNLSAKQVAGMHKYLDRALDAAPKARDEAWKNDLVSKEALVKSLPARRERLRKRLGVENERVKPNLEFVSGPGHPSLLAEIDGCQIHAVRWAVLPGIDAEGLLIEPKASPKANAVAVPHADQLPEELAGLTKGDHFALRLARSGCRVLVPALINRKDDLSGNPALKRQTNLPHREFVYRMAYEMGRTLTGYEVQKVLAGVDWFKTQSDKLKIGVIGYGDGGMIALFAGALDDRIASVQVTGYFNQRETLHREPIDRNVWGLLREFGDAELGAMIYPRLFIPSLHYDAPGWAGPTQYKSGRGGAAPGMLERWPSRDYVEEHRYRSFFDSALKKDAIIEGGGLREWQIETQGFLHGLGAEQKDLEAVKLPVVKAFDPALRHKRQFDQLVAHVQKLWRDSDATRKAFWAKADASSPEAWEKSCEWYRDYFHTEVIGKLPEPTVPLNPRTRQVYDEKTWTGYEVMLDVYDDVFAYGILLLPKDLKPGEKRPVVVCQHGLEGTPRDTIETERRPTYNHFARRLVGLGYIVYAPQNPYYGENTFRQLQRKANPLKLSLFSFIIRQHQRTLDWLTALPNVDPKRIAFYGLSYGGKTAMRVPAVEKRYCLSICSGDFNEWIGKNVSVDLDRSYMWTREYEMYEFDLGNTFNYAEMAFLIAPRPFMVERGHDDGVGTDEMVSYEFAKVRYLYANRLKIPDRTAIEYFPGGHQINAKGTFAFLKQNLDFPK, from the coding sequence ATGAGAACTTCGTGCAAACTGATCTGTGTTCTCTCCGCGTGCTCCGCGGTCTCGGCGGTGAAATCGGCCGAGCCGTTGCCTAACACCAAGGGGCTGACCGAAGAGGGCAACCTGTCCGCGAAGCAGGTCGCGGGGATGCACAAGTACCTCGACCGCGCGCTGGACGCCGCTCCAAAGGCGCGCGACGAGGCGTGGAAGAACGATCTCGTGTCGAAGGAGGCGTTGGTCAAGTCGTTGCCCGCTAGACGGGAGCGGTTGCGGAAACGGCTCGGCGTTGAGAACGAGCGGGTGAAACCGAACCTGGAGTTCGTCAGCGGGCCGGGGCACCCGTCGCTTCTTGCCGAGATCGACGGGTGCCAGATACACGCCGTCCGGTGGGCCGTTCTACCCGGCATCGACGCCGAGGGGCTGCTCATCGAGCCGAAGGCTTCGCCAAAAGCAAATGCTGTTGCGGTTCCGCACGCCGATCAATTGCCCGAAGAACTCGCCGGGTTGACGAAGGGTGACCATTTCGCCCTCCGCTTGGCTCGAAGCGGCTGTCGGGTTCTTGTTCCGGCCCTCATTAATCGCAAAGACGACCTGTCGGGCAATCCCGCGCTGAAGCGGCAGACGAACCTTCCGCACCGCGAGTTCGTGTATCGGATGGCCTATGAGATGGGCCGGACACTGACCGGCTACGAGGTGCAGAAGGTGCTCGCAGGCGTGGACTGGTTCAAGACTCAAAGCGACAAGCTCAAGATCGGCGTGATCGGCTACGGCGACGGCGGGATGATCGCGCTGTTTGCGGGGGCGTTGGACGATCGCATCGCGTCGGTTCAGGTCACGGGCTATTTCAACCAGCGGGAAACTCTGCACCGAGAGCCAATTGATCGGAACGTATGGGGACTGCTTCGCGAGTTCGGCGACGCGGAGTTGGGGGCCATGATTTACCCAAGGCTCTTTATCCCCAGCCTCCACTACGATGCTCCGGGATGGGCTGGGCCTACCCAGTACAAATCGGGCCGCGGTGGGGCCGCACCGGGTATGTTGGAGAGGTGGCCCTCGCGCGATTATGTCGAGGAGCATCGGTATCGGAGCTTCTTCGACAGCGCACTGAAGAAGGACGCGATCATCGAGGGCGGCGGGCTCAGAGAGTGGCAGATTGAGACCCAGGGATTCTTGCACGGACTAGGAGCCGAACAGAAGGATTTGGAGGCGGTGAAACTGCCCGTTGTTAAAGCATTTGATCCTGCCCTCCGTCACAAGCGGCAGTTCGACCAGCTCGTCGCCCACGTTCAGAAGTTGTGGCGCGACTCCGACGCCACCCGCAAAGCGTTCTGGGCGAAGGCCGACGCGAGTTCCCCCGAAGCGTGGGAGAAGTCGTGCGAGTGGTACCGCGACTACTTCCACACCGAGGTGATCGGCAAGCTCCCGGAACCCACGGTCCCGCTCAACCCGCGCACGCGGCAGGTGTACGACGAGAAGACCTGGACCGGCTACGAGGTGATGTTGGACGTTTACGACGACGTGTTCGCTTACGGCATCCTGCTGCTTCCCAAAGACCTGAAGCCCGGCGAGAAGCGGCCGGTGGTCGTGTGCCAGCACGGGTTAGAGGGCACGCCGCGGGACACGATCGAGACCGAGCGGCGGCCGACCTACAACCACTTCGCGCGCCGGCTCGTCGGGCTGGGCTACATCGTCTACGCCCCCCAGAACCCGTACTACGGCGAGAACACGTTCCGCCAGTTGCAGCGGAAGGCCAACCCGCTCAAGCTCTCGCTGTTCAGCTTCATCATCCGGCAGCACCAGCGGACCCTCGACTGGCTCACGGCGCTCCCGAACGTGGACCCCAAGCGGATCGCGTTCTACGGCCTGTCCTACGGCGGGAAGACGGCGATGCGCGTGCCGGCCGTCGAGAAGCGGTACTGCCTGTCCATTTGCTCCGGCGACTTCAACGAGTGGATCGGCAAGAACGTCTCGGTCGATCTGGACCGCAGCTACATGTGGACCCGCGAATACGAAATGTACGAGTTCGATCTGGGCAACACGTTTAATTACGCCGAGATGGCGTTCCTGATCGCCCCGCGGCCGTTCATGGTCGAGCGCGGCCACGACGACGGCGTGGGCACCGACGAGATGGTGTCCTACGAGTTCGCGAAGGTCCGCTACCTGTACGCGAACCGGCTGAAGATCCCCGACCGGACTGCGATCGAGTACTTCCCGGGCGGGCACCAGATCAACGCGAAAGGGACGTTCGCGTTCCTGAAGCAGAACCTGGACTTCCCGAAGTAG